The following nucleotide sequence is from Flavobacteriales bacterium.
TCTGCACTGAGGTCGAATGCCCACTCATTGTTCCGGTGATGCTGAACATGAGCGGATCGAATCCCTCGAAAAGTAGAATAGTGGAGCGTCTCACAGATTCGAATTCTGAGATGTGATCCTTCAAACTGCGTTCATGCGCATTCGACTTTTTTGCATAGAGGTTCTCGTCATATCCTGGCAATGCCTGGACCTCTCCACGTGCAAAGGCCATTGCCCTATAAGCAAATACACGTTCAGCATCGGTCAGGTGACCCAGAATCTCCCGAATGCTCCATTTACCTTCTGCATAGCGGAAGAGCGATTGCTCTTCATCCAGACCATTGAATAACTGGAGACAGTCCTCCATATTCGTGCGAAAGGCCTGCATCAAGCCTTGTTCAGGCACCTTGGCTAGATAGGGACTATAGAACTCTTCATGTACATCCATGATCCTCAATTTATCGTTCAATGAATGTACATAGGATCGGTCGAACATTGCAGACGCATTGTGATGCGCTGCAGCCACTACAGTATTATCTTCGCCCATTGATGAGCTTTCTCCATCCAGAGTTCCTTTTAGCACTTGCGGTACTCGCCATTCCCATCATTGTACATCTCTTCAATTTCAAGCGCTTCAAGAAAGTCGTCTTTCCCAATGTGCGATTCTTGAAGAAGGTGGACTTGCAGACCCGTTCTAAGAACAAATTGCGTCACCTGATCATCCTTCTCTCCAGACTTTTGGCCTTGACCTGTCTGGTCATGGCCTTTGCGCGTCCTTTCCTACCTGCAGATGACGATGAACGCAAAAGCTCTCAACATGTAGTGGCCATCTATCTGGACAACAGCTACAGTATGCAATTGGAGAATGAGGACGGCATGCTGCTTTCTCAAGCCATGGCCGGTGCCGAACGTATCATAGATGCCTATGGGCGAAATGACCGATTCATTCTCTTGACCAATGAACTCCGACCTGAGCATCAATTCTTGCTCAGCGGTGAGAAGATGAAAGAAGAATTGGGGTCCATCACAAGCGTACCGGAATCCCGCAGTTACTCTGAGATGATAGAGCGGGCCAAAGATGCATTGTCACGCACATCGAATGCGAGTAAACATATCTACGTCTTCTCTGATTTTCAAGAGAGTATGTTCGACCCGGTCAATCTGCGTGCCGATTCCATCTTGAATACCCACCTTATCCATTTGGAGCATTTGGGACAAGGCAATGTCTACATAGACACCGCTTGGTTCCAAAGCCCTATCCGATCATTGCACAATCCAGAGCGATTGGTAGTGCGTGTGACCAATGCCTCTGAAAAAGAGATTCGCGATCTTCCGCTCCGGCTATCCATAGAAGGCCAGCAGAAGTCTATTGGCAATATCAGTCTACGCCCGTTCAGCTCGGTCGACAGTGTACTCACTTTCACCAATCCTGGTTCTGGATGGTTGGGAGGAAAAGTATCTCTCAGTGACTCTCCCATCACATTCGATGATGCCCTCCACATGGCCTATGAGGTGAGGGATAGGTGCAATATCACCATCATCGGTGATGGTCTCGATCGTCAGAAATTGGAAAGGATATTTGCCAATGACCCTTTCTATGAAGTGCGTGCAAGTAACTCGCGTTCATTGGACATTGGCAGCTTGGCCAGTCAGGACTTTATCATCATGGTGGGAACTGAAAAGGTGGAAAGCGGCCTGACAAGGACTTTGAGTCGATTCGTGCAAGAAGGGGGCTCACTCTGTGTGATACCTTCAATGGACGCAGATAGAGCCTCTGTGAGTGAACTGTTTCTTGCACTTGAGGCGAATGCCATTCTGGAAGTGAAGAACAAAGAACTCAAGGTGACCGCAATAGACCTAGATCATCCTTTGTATACAGATGTCTTCGATCAGATTCCTGAGAATATGGACCTCCCTCGTGTTTCCAGCTATCTGGCATTCACATCACGGGTGCGTTCCTCAGAAGAACGATTGATGACACTCCAGGACGGTAATCCACTCCTGAGCAGTTATGTCTCGGGTAAAGGACGTAGCTACATCTTCTCCTCTTCCCTATCCACAGCCCAGTCAAATCTGGCCTCACACTCTCTCTTCGTCACCTCTTTGCTTCGTATGGCCGAATTGAGTACGGGACAATCACCTATCTATCAGACCATCGGAGAGGACAGCCCGATTGTCTTGAAGATGAAGAGCGATGAGAAGGACAAGGTCTATGAGATCAGTGATGAGAGCGGGAGCACATCATTCATTCCCGAGCAGCGCATACTCGGTGCTGAGACCTACTTCTATGACCGAGGTCAGGTGGAGTCGGATGGTGTCTATGATATTCTCAGCGAAGATGAGGTGGTGGCTCAAGTAGCCTACAACTATGATCGAAGTGAATCCCGCATGGAATTCATCTCAGAATCCGAGGTAAGCGATGAACTCGAGCGGAATGGGATACTCGATTTCGACTTCATAGACCCTTCCAGTCTGAATTCCCGTTCTCCATTGATCGATGGACTTGCCGGACGATCACTTTGGAGGGAGTTCCTTCTACTGGCCTTGCTTTTCCTTGTGATAGAGATCATCCTACTTAAATTCTGGAGAACATGAAACTGCTTATCGCCAATGCACGGATCATCGACCCGCATTCCTCGCACCATAAGAAGCGACTGGACCTGCTCATCGTAGACGGTCATATCCAAGACATCGGAAAGAACCTGAAATCACGGGCAGAACGATTGGAGGGAAAGGATCTACACGTGTCGCCCGGATGGATCGATATGCATGCCCATTTCTGCGATCCCGGAGAGGAATACAAGGAAGACCTCAAGTCCGGTCTGGCGGCTGCTAGAGCAGGCGGATTCACCTCCGTGGTGACCATGCCCAGCACGACTCCGGTGGTCGGTAACAAGAGCAGCTTGGAGTATATCCGCACCAAGAGTCAAG
It contains:
- a CDS encoding DinB family protein, which gives rise to MGEDNTVVAAAHHNASAMFDRSYVHSLNDKLRIMDVHEEFYSPYLAKVPEQGLMQAFRTNMEDCLQLFNGLDEEQSLFRYAEGKWSIREILGHLTDAERVFAYRAMAFARGEVQALPGYDENLYAKKSNAHERSLKDHISEFESVRRSTILLFEGFDPLMFSITGTMSGHSTSVQNIGRMIVGHCMHHLEVLKELYVSKLVV